From Enterococcus wangshanyuanii, the proteins below share one genomic window:
- the glgB gene encoding 1,4-alpha-glucan branching protein GlgB, whose product MSSEKHQARSFETGENFTSHTYFGCHPKTVDGKQGFVFRVWAPNAQQIWLVGDFNEWDRSIPLTKTEQPAIWEGFSERPQIGDLYKYLVKQKDGREVYKIDPFAVAFEKRPNSAAIIQVVVERKWIDHTWRKRQKNLNSSERPLNIYEVHAGSWQVKEDGTPLTFKELKETLIPYVKKLGYSHIEFMPLMEHPLGASWGYQLTGYFAVCSIYGTTEEFQAFVEACHLNDLGVIIDWVPGHFCINDDSLAYFDGSAQFEYANELQAKNIRWGALNFDLAKPEVQSFLISSALYWIDTFHIDGIRVDAVSNMLYLDYDEPIEAAIGSGDHRNWAGFHFLQKLNAVIKQKHPEIIMIAEESSSEIKITGNISDDSLGFDYKWNLGWMNDTLCFYQMDAAFRKYNFQRLTFSLMYMFQEKYILPLSHDEVVHGKRSLMHKMWGDRYKQFAQLRNLYMYQMTFPGKKLLFMGSEWGQFLEWKHDEALEWIDLNDALNQRMQYFTEVINRLYTEEKALWELEHSEKTIEIIDADNAEATVLSFIRKGKRKKDFLIIALNFSPIEHKEFILGVPFPGIYEEVLNTEMNVFGGTWIRKNQDCQTQKKNFKSFEYQIQTIVPALGGIIIKPKEINTRIK is encoded by the coding sequence ATGAGTTCTGAAAAACATCAGGCACGATCTTTTGAAACAGGCGAAAATTTCACCAGCCATACTTATTTTGGTTGTCATCCAAAAACGGTCGATGGCAAGCAAGGCTTTGTCTTTAGAGTTTGGGCACCGAATGCGCAGCAAATTTGGTTGGTAGGTGATTTTAATGAGTGGGACCGCTCGATACCATTGACAAAGACGGAACAACCGGCGATTTGGGAAGGATTTAGTGAACGTCCGCAAATTGGGGATCTCTATAAATATTTAGTAAAACAGAAGGATGGTCGAGAAGTCTATAAAATAGACCCATTTGCTGTTGCATTTGAAAAAAGACCGAATAGTGCAGCGATCATTCAAGTTGTAGTTGAAAGAAAATGGATCGATCATACTTGGCGAAAAAGACAGAAAAACCTGAATTCATCTGAACGACCATTGAATATCTATGAAGTACATGCTGGTTCTTGGCAGGTGAAAGAAGATGGTACTCCATTGACGTTTAAAGAGCTTAAGGAGACATTGATTCCATATGTGAAAAAGCTGGGTTACTCTCATATTGAATTTATGCCCTTGATGGAGCATCCGCTTGGCGCGTCGTGGGGATATCAACTAACTGGTTATTTTGCTGTTTGTTCAATTTATGGAACCACTGAGGAATTTCAAGCGTTTGTAGAAGCTTGTCATTTAAATGATCTAGGTGTCATTATTGATTGGGTACCTGGGCATTTTTGCATCAATGATGATAGTTTGGCTTATTTTGACGGAAGCGCCCAATTTGAATATGCTAACGAGTTACAAGCTAAAAATATCCGTTGGGGTGCGTTGAACTTTGATTTAGCTAAGCCAGAGGTACAAAGCTTCTTGATTTCCAGTGCCCTTTATTGGATCGACACTTTTCATATCGATGGGATTCGGGTAGACGCGGTTTCGAACATGCTTTATCTAGATTATGACGAGCCGATTGAGGCTGCCATCGGCTCGGGTGATCATCGCAATTGGGCTGGTTTTCATTTTTTGCAGAAGCTGAATGCGGTGATAAAACAGAAGCATCCTGAGATCATCATGATTGCAGAAGAAAGCTCCTCCGAGATAAAAATTACTGGAAACATCTCAGACGACTCGTTGGGCTTTGATTATAAGTGGAATTTAGGCTGGATGAACGACACGCTGTGCTTTTATCAAATGGATGCAGCTTTTCGGAAGTATAATTTCCAGCGATTGACTTTCTCACTGATGTATATGTTCCAAGAAAAGTACATTCTTCCACTTTCCCATGATGAAGTCGTTCACGGTAAACGGAGCTTGATGCATAAAATGTGGGGCGATCGTTATAAGCAATTCGCCCAACTTAGGAATTTATATATGTATCAAATGACTTTTCCGGGGAAAAAACTGTTATTTATGGGAAGTGAATGGGGACAATTTTTAGAATGGAAACATGATGAAGCGTTGGAATGGATCGATTTGAATGATGCGTTGAATCAGCGTATGCAGTATTTCACAGAAGTGATTAATCGATTGTATACAGAAGAAAAAGCCTTGTGGGAGTTGGAGCATTCCGAAAAGACGATCGAAATAATCGATGCAGACAATGCAGAAGCAACGGTTTTGAGCTTTATCCGAAAAGGAAAACGGAAAAAAGATTTTCTGATCATCGCCTTAAATTTTTCGCCAATCGAGCACAAAGAGTTCATTCTAGGCGTTCCATTTCCAGGAATCTATGAAGAAGTACTTAATACAGAAATGAACGTGTTCGGAGGGACATGGATAAGAAAAAATCAAGACTGCCAAACACAGAAAAAAAATTTCAAAAGCTTTGAGTATCAAATCCAAACGATCGTTCCTGCTTTGGGAGGAATCATCATAAAACCAAAAGAAATCAATACTCGTATCAAATAA
- a CDS encoding glucose-1-phosphate adenylyltransferase encodes MSTEMLAMILAGGQGTRLGKLTKEIAKPAVPFGGRYRIIDFTLSNCVNSGIKHVGVVTQYQPLALNHHIGNGASWGLDGIDSGVTILHPYSSTDGEKWFEGTAHAIYQNISYIDQMDPRYVLILSGDHIYKMNYEAMLEEHIANDASLTVGVIEVPLKEASRFGIMNTDEEDRIIEFDEKPDEPKNNLASMGIYIFNWDRLRSVLMDSSSDDDHLLDFGKHVIPSYLETGETVYAYRFNGYWKDVGTIDSLWEASMEFIQLDNELNMRDKSWRMFSKNMISPPHFLTETASVSHSLIVDGCYVAGTIENSILSTNVEVKGGSTVKNSVIMPGATIGKNVWIENAIIGENAIIGDDTVIHKENEINVVGYSEVVGGKQDENQ; translated from the coding sequence ATGAGTACAGAAATGCTTGCAATGATTTTAGCAGGGGGACAAGGGACCCGTTTAGGAAAACTGACAAAAGAGATTGCCAAACCGGCAGTTCCATTTGGCGGAAGATATCGAATTATTGATTTTACTTTAAGTAACTGTGTAAATTCCGGCATCAAACATGTAGGTGTAGTCACACAATATCAGCCGCTGGCATTGAATCATCATATTGGAAATGGCGCTAGCTGGGGCTTGGATGGGATCGATTCTGGTGTAACTATTTTACATCCTTATTCTAGTACGGATGGCGAAAAATGGTTTGAAGGAACGGCTCATGCCATCTACCAAAATATTTCCTATATCGATCAGATGGACCCACGATATGTGTTGATTTTATCAGGGGATCATATTTATAAAATGAATTACGAAGCTATGCTGGAGGAACATATCGCAAATGATGCTTCTTTAACTGTAGGTGTCATTGAAGTGCCATTAAAAGAAGCTTCACGTTTTGGGATCATGAATACAGATGAAGAGGATCGAATCATTGAATTTGATGAAAAGCCTGATGAACCTAAAAATAATCTGGCATCAATGGGCATCTATATTTTTAATTGGGATCGGTTGAGAAGTGTATTGATGGATAGTTCTTCTGATGACGACCATTTGCTAGATTTTGGGAAGCATGTGATCCCTTCATATTTAGAGACGGGAGAAACGGTTTATGCTTATCGTTTCAACGGTTACTGGAAAGATGTCGGGACGATCGACTCCTTATGGGAAGCAAGTATGGAATTTATTCAGCTGGATAATGAATTGAACATGCGAGACAAAAGCTGGCGGATGTTTTCCAAAAATATGATTTCTCCGCCGCATTTTTTAACAGAAACAGCATCTGTCAGCCATTCTTTGATCGTTGATGGATGTTATGTTGCAGGAACTATTGAGAACAGCATTCTGTCGACAAATGTGGAAGTAAAAGGTGGTTCCACTGTTAAAAATAGCGTCATCATGCCAGGCGCTACGATTGGTAAGAATGTCTGGATCGAAAATGCGATAATCGGAGAAAATGCCATTATCGGAGACGATACCGTGATCCATAAAGAAAATGAAATCAACGTCGTTGGCTATTCCGAAGTAGTGGGAGGAAAACAAGATGAAAACCAATAG